One genomic window of Polyangium aurulentum includes the following:
- a CDS encoding DUF4234 domain-containing protein, whose amino-acid sequence MSSGGFGGGGGYPPGGGGGYPPGGGAPPPGGGGGWGQPPGGGGGGGGWGQPPGGYGGYGGPMTPAYQAPALGGPPMEERSPVTLLALGFITCGIYYLIWKYQTTEELQRVSGDMTIKPGLDLLLTFVTCGVWAIYTDYRNAKKAHELFLSYGVNRPDRSMLVVILSIFGLALIGSFIAQDEYNALSRLQRGIR is encoded by the coding sequence ATGAGTTCTGGCGGTTTTGGAGGTGGCGGGGGATACCCGCCCGGTGGTGGTGGTGGCTATCCCCCTGGCGGCGGGGCACCTCCGCCTGGCGGTGGCGGCGGGTGGGGGCAGCCTCCGGGCGGCGGGGGCGGGGGCGGGGGCTGGGGACAGCCGCCTGGCGGCTACGGCGGCTACGGAGGCCCGATGACGCCCGCCTATCAGGCGCCCGCCCTCGGCGGCCCCCCCATGGAGGAGCGCTCTCCGGTCACGCTGCTCGCCCTCGGCTTCATCACGTGCGGCATTTACTACCTCATCTGGAAATACCAGACGACCGAGGAGCTCCAGCGCGTATCGGGTGATATGACGATCAAGCCAGGGCTCGACCTGCTCTTGACGTTCGTGACCTGCGGGGTGTGGGCCATCTATACCGATTACCGTAACGCCAAGAAGGCTCACGAGCTGTTCCTGTCGTACGGCGTCAATCGCCCCGATCGCTCGATGCTCGTGGTCATCCTCTCGATCTTCGGCCTCGCCCTGATCGGCTCGTTCATCGCGCAGGACGAGTACAACGCGCTGTCACGCCTTCAGCGCGGCATTCGCTGA
- a CDS encoding DUF2752 domain-containing protein has protein sequence MRSRLASARRRLSPAGPVLAIAAFLALIPYPTCIVRLTVGQPCPACGLTRAALSLLRLDFAAATHWHPLALPLTLAAVATGVAALVLKEPAWKSFVKYTLGGSGVALILVWVARFAGFFGGPVP, from the coding sequence ATGCGTTCACGCCTCGCAAGCGCTCGCCGGCGGCTCAGCCCCGCCGGCCCGGTGCTCGCGATTGCGGCTTTCCTCGCCCTCATCCCCTATCCAACCTGCATCGTGCGCCTCACCGTGGGGCAGCCCTGCCCCGCGTGCGGCTTGACGCGCGCCGCCCTCTCCCTGCTGCGGCTCGATTTCGCTGCGGCCACGCACTGGCACCCCCTCGCGCTTCCGCTCACGCTCGCGGCGGTCGCCACCGGCGTGGCCGCGCTGGTCCTGAAAGAGCCCGCGTGGAAGTCGTTTGTCAAGTACACGCTCGGCGGGAGCGGTGTTGCGTTGATCCTGGTATGGGTGGCGCGCTTCGCCGGGTTTTTCGGCGGTCCGGTGCCCTGA